A stretch of the Prinia subflava isolate CZ2003 ecotype Zambia chromosome 33, Cam_Psub_1.2, whole genome shotgun sequence genome encodes the following:
- the LOC134563089 gene encoding zinc finger and SCAN domain-containing protein 2-like: MKEEGAARKRKMSREPQADMELSTEASEDKSPRQNLMEEAVVSGPTTQESNGEENPRRSRTRRGCKCRSRASEEERSTLGRGGGRSSELEVPEQLQDGEKPHKCSKCGKSFSQRSYLIKHQVSHTLEMPFECDKCRKRFQTSSSLLQHRRVHTDERPFVCPDCGMGFKHNSALITHRRIHTGERPYECPECGQSFTQSSTLTAHRRSHTGERPYECVECGKSFSRSSTLIAHQRSHTGEGLYECEQCRKTFSRSYHLIRHQASHKGERPYECGECGKSFIHNSNLILHQRIHTEERPFKCGECGKSFSQSSHFTVHQRSHTGERPYECDQCKKRFPTSSDLLKHQRIHTDERPFRCPDCRKGFKRNSNLVSHRRTHTGEKPYKCEQCGKRFSSSSTLTKHQRSQH, translated from the exons ATGAAGGAGGAGGGGGCCgcgaggaagaggaagatgtccCGGGAGCCCCAGGCAG atATGGAGCTGAGCACCGAGGCTAGCGAGGACAAATCCCCGCggcagaacctcatggaagagGCCGTTGTGAGCGGCCCCACAACGCAGGAATCGAATGGGGAGGAAAATCCCCGGAGATCCCGcacgaggaggggctgcaaatgCAGATCTCGAGCATCTGAGGAGGAAAGATCTACCCTGGGCCGCGGAGGTGGCCGGAGCTCGGAGCTGGAggtccctgagcagctgcaggatggggagaagccccacaagtgctcaaaatgtgggaagagcttcagccagagaTCCTACCTGATCAAACACCAGGTCAGCCACACTCTGGAGATGCCCTTTGAGTGTGATAAATGtaggaagaggtttcagaccagctccagTCTCCTCCAGCATCGGCGGGTTCACACAGATGAGAGGCCGTTTGtctgccccgactgcgggatgggcttcaagCACAACTCTGCCCTCATCacccaccggcgcatccacaccggggagaggccctacgagtgtcccGAGTGTGGGCAGAGCTTCACCCAGAGCTCCACCCTGACTGCCCACCGGAGGAGCCACAcaggggaacggccctatgagtgtgtggagtgtgggaagagcttcagccgGAGCTCCACCCTGATTGcccaccagaggagccacaccgGGGAGGGTCTCTACGAGTGTGAGCAGTGTCGGAAGACCTTCAGCCGAAGCTACCACCTGATACGCCACCAAGCGAGCCACAAgggggaacggccctacgagtgtggggagtgtgggaagagtttTATTCACAACTCCAATCTGATCCTTCACCAGAGAAtccacacagaggagaggcccttcaagtgtggggagtgtgggaagagcttcagccagagctcccacTTTACTgtccaccagaggagccacacaggggagagaccctacgagtgtgaccaatgcaagaagaggtttccaACCAGCTCTGATCTCCTCAAGCACCAGCggattcacacggatgagaggcccttccgctgccccgactgcaggaagggcttcaagcGAAACTCCAACCTCGTCAGCCACCGGCGCACCCACACCGGGGAGAAGCCCTATAAGTGtgagcagtgtgggaagagATTCTCCAGCAGCTCAACCTTGACCAAACACCAACggagccagcactga